The sequence CCGGTCAGGCCTGAAGCACCGGAGGCACCGGTCGCACCAGTTACACCAGAGGCACCAGTCAGGCCAGAGGCACCTGAAGCACCCGATGCACCAGTCTCACCGGAAGCACCGGTCAGACCAGACGCACCGGTCAAACCAGACGCACCGGTCAGACCAGACGCACCGGTCAAACCAGACGCACCGGTCAGACCAGACGCACCNNNNNNNNNNNNNNNNNNNNNNNNNNNNNNNNNNNNNNNNNNNNNNNNNNNNNNNNNNNNNNNNNNNNNNNNNNNNNNNNNNNNNNNNNNNNNNNNNNNNCGCGCCAGAGGCACCTGTCAGGCCAGAGGCCCCGGAGGCACCGGTTAGACCGGACTCACCCGACGCACCAGACGCGCCAGAGGCACCTGTCAGGCCAGAGGCCCCGGAGGCACCGGTTAGACCGGACGCGCCAGAGACACCCGAAGCACCGGAGGCACCTGTCAGGCCAGAGGCCCCGGAGGCACCGGTTAGACCGGACGCGCCAGAGACACCCGAAGCACCGGAGGCGCCGGTCGCACCGGTAAGGCCCACATCATTCCACTGGAGGAAGTAGGAGCCGTTCGGGCACTGCGACGGGAAGTTTCCGTCGATGATCTTGATCGTGCCGCTGCTGTTATTCACGCAGGCGTAAATCTGGCCAGCGCCGAATACGCCGGTGAAGGCGATGAGGCCGAGGACTAATCCTGCGGTTGTACCGACGGCGAGCCTGATTCGCATCCTTGCTCCTTTCCGGATCGAACTCCGATTCGATCGTTTCTGATGAAAGCCCCACTCCCCTGGGAGACGGACTCTTGGTCACTCTGGTCGGGCCCTCGGGCTCAACCTAATGCGCCATCTCCCCAGCCTGGGTGGGCATCAAGAGCCGCTGGTAGGCGACGGGTTCGGCCTGGTGCTTCCCCGCGCTCAGCCTTTTCGCCACCGCGGAGGACAGGCGGGCATGATCCCGGGTGTGGCTGGGCGCACAGGCAGTTAGACATCGGGCCATTAGGCACATGGCGGAGCGTAAGGCGGGCCCTGCGCCTGAACATCAGGGGCTATACGGATCGAGGTACGGATATCCCGGTCAGTATCCCGAGAAGCCCTACGGGATGATCGACTGCGGGGTGGGTGTTTGAGGGCGGTACGGACGGGTACGGATGAGACCAATCCGTAATCCGGTCGGTAGATCTGCGGAGGACGCCGAAGGCTTCCGACCCTACAGTGACAGCAGCGTCAGGGCGGCATGAGCAGGAGTCCGAGCGCGCCTCTACCAGGCGGCCGTTGCTCTTGCCGACGCCGCCTTGACCGGAGGTGCAGTGGCGATTCCTGACGACCCAATGGCGCTTGAGCCGATCGACCGAGCGCCCGGCATTGCGGAAACCACGATCGCCACGTCGCAGGCGCATGGCACACTCCCGAATGTGTCAGCTGCCGACGCCATCGACCAAGAGCCGGCTGCGTCGGACCATGGGTTAGACGGCGGCTCGACAACTGCTGAGGGTCCAGCCGTGCGCGATGCCCAAAGCATCAGGGCCCGGATCGCTGCCGATGAGGCCGCCGCAGATGCGGCTCGCGACTTGTTCGCGGCCGATGGCCTAACGGCCATCGAGCCCGTCGCGGGCTTCGCACCGGTGTCCACATCGGGCGAAGCGCTGCACGCCGTCCGCTATAGCGCGATCCTTGAGCGCGGCCCTGCAGACGAGGGCGCCCCGGAGCTGCGCGGAGGCACCCTGTACCTGACATCGTGGCGCCTGCTGCACATCGGCGAGAGGACGACCGACGTGCCACTCGGCGAGATCGATGAGATGGTGGTCGTCCTGGAACGCCTGGTGCTTATTCGCTTGCAGGACGGGTCGGACCTGGCCGTGGAGGTCGACCAGCCGCGTCTGCTGCGGGTCCAGATCGCCGCCGCCATCGCCGCCTCCCGTGGGAGCGCGGCATACTCCTAGGAGCCTGGCTCCTGGTCGTTGGACTCGAGATACCGCCGTGCAGCCTGCGCGCGGTTGCGCACTCCGAGCTTGTGCAGAATGCTGCCGACGTGCGTCTCGACCGTCCGCGGAGAGATCCCCAGGTGCGTCCCTATCTCCCGGTCGGTCAGCCCATCAGCGAGTTGAATCAGCACCTGTTGCTCGCGATCGCTCAGCTCAGCGAGCGGGTCGTTCATCTCGGCCACGCCGGTCCGTCGCTGGCTGCCGGCCAATGACCGCACGACCTCGCCGGCCCTCGCTCGTGACATGGGCAGATCGCCGGCCCGGATACCTCGCACGGCGCGCTGGAGCGCCTCAGGGCTGAGGTCCTTGGTGAGGTAGCCGGCAGCGCCGCTCCGCATCGCCTCAAGCAGGTCGCGGCGACCTCCTGAGACGGTGAGCATCACGATGCGCGTGTCCGGCAGTCGCGGACCGAGCTCGCGGAGGATGCGGAGACCATCGGTCCCGGGCAGGTTAATGTCGAGCAGAATCAGCTCCGGGCGCAGTTCGGGAGCCAGCAGGAGGGCCTCCTCAGCGGTGGCCGCCTCACCGACCACCTCGATGTCTGGCGCGGTGATGGCCTGGCGCACTGCCGAGCGGACAAGGGCATGGTCGTCGACCAACATGACCCGCATCGGCCCAGGGCCGCTCATCCGGTCGCCTCGAGGAAAGGCACCTCGACCACCACTCGGGTCCCATCTCGGGGTTGGGACTCGATGGTCAATGAGGCTCCGATCAAGACCGCTCGTTCGCGCATGCTGCGCAGACCATACCCGCTCGTCCGTTTCGGGTCTGGGACGAAGCCCCGGTCGTTGTCACCGATCGTCAGGCGCACACCGGAGGGAATCGGCTCAGCGTCGACCCGCCCGCGGGTGGCATCGGCGGGCTTGCGCGAGTTCGCCAGCGCCTCTTGCACGATCCGGAGCAGCTCGGCCTGGGCACACGGGAGTCGCTCGCTGACGATCGCCGGCGCGACCTGTGGGCTCACGAGGAGCAGGACCGTCAGGGCAGTGAGTCCCAGCGGGACCAGGGCGACCGCCCACTCGATGCGACGCGCGCTCATCGCTCCAGGAGCAGAACGAGCGACATGATCAGGCGCCGGGTGATCGGATCTGCCTCGGCCACCGAATAAGCATAAAGCCCATCGTATTTGTCGTCCGCGGAATGCGCCCCGCGCGGCGACCTCGCCTAGGACGGGCTCGGTTCCACCGGCGTTGACCCCGCCGTCGTTTCGGGCTGGAACGTTGGAATGCTGACGTTTGGGTCGAGCGCCTTGGCCTTGGCAAGCTCCAGCGCACCCTCCTCGACCTGCCCATTCGCTCGCAGGAGCAGGCCGAGGTTCAGATGCCCGCTGGCGTCGTCAGGGCGGACATCGATATACCGCCGGTAGATGTCCATGGCCTCGGAGATGGACCCGGCGTCGGTCCGCACGATCGCCAGATTGAAGAGCGCCGACGGAAACTCTGGATCAATCAGCAGGGCCAGTCGGTAATCGTTTTCCGCTTCGAAGGCTCGGCCGGCGTTCTGAGCAATGACCCCAAGGTTGTAGATGCAGAACTGGTTGAGTGGTTCGTGCTTGAGACACGCCTTGTAATGCGCAACCGCCTCATCCGTCTTGCCCTGACTTGAGGAGGCCAGACCGGCGTTCAGCTCGTCGAGCGCCTTCTGGCCTTCGCTCCCACCGCCACAGCCCGTCATGAGAACGACCAGGGCGACCAAGGCCAAAATCCCTCCTAGGCGTGGGCTGACCGGCCCTCTCTGCCGTGGGCGATCTAGCGTGGCCGGAATCATGCAGGCCCTCCGAGATTCGGTTGGCATTCGGCGTTCCGCCCCATCCTACGTGACCTTGATCGAATTGCGGTGGTGTATGGGCGTGCCATCTGGGAAGTTTCGCGGTGGCGCATTGGGAGGTCGATGGCTCCCCGGTACGGGGGCACGAGAGGGACTTCCGTCGCCTCCGGGGACCGTGAGAATCAACTGCTATACTCCCGCCGCGCGATTCAGTTTCGCACCGGAGTGGTCCCATCTTGACGTTGTCCAACGGTGGGAACGAAGCACCTCCTCCGCCCTCGGAGGATCGACCGGCCGGGCTCGCCAAGCTGCTTCAGGCAATTGCCCCTATCCTCCTCGCAGGCCTGCTGCTCCGCGTGGTTATCGCGTATGTGATCGCGCCCGGCCAGGGGTTGCAGGCGGATCTCGACTATTTCAAGAACGCGGCCCTCACGCTGGCCGATTACGGGCCAGGCGGTTTCGTCGCACATAACGGCTTCTACCAGCCGTCACCGGTCGGCTACCTGTACTTCCTGTGGCCCCTGGGCCTCGCCGGCCGGTTCCTCGGCGGACTGCTTGGACAACCGGCCGATGGCATCACACTCGCGCTCCTCAAGGTGCCCGCCATCCTTGCGGACCTGGGCATCGCCATCCTGCTGTACCGAGCTGGTCGGCGCTGGTTCGGCAGCCGGGCGGGTCTTGTGGCTGCGGCCCTCTACCTGTTCGTCCCGATAACCTGGTACGAGTCTGCGGTTTTCGGGCAGGTTGATTCGGTCGGCCTCTTCTTTGTCGTTGCCGCCCT is a genomic window of Chloroflexota bacterium containing:
- a CDS encoding collagen-like protein codes for the protein MRIRLAVGTTAGLVLGLIAFTGVFGAGQIYACVNNSSGTIKIIDGNFPSQCPNGSYFLQWNDVGLTGATGASGASGVSGASGLTGASGASGLTGASGASGVSGASGLTGASGASGLTGASGASGASGESGLTGASGASGLTGASGA
- a CDS encoding response regulator transcription factor; this translates as MSGPGPMRVMLVDDHALVRSAVRQAITAPDIEVVGEAATAEEALLLAPELRPELILLDINLPGTDGLRILRELGPRLPDTRIVMLTVSGGRRDLLEAMRSGAAGYLTKDLSPEALQRAVRGIRAGDLPMSRARAGEVVRSLAGSQRRTGVAEMNDPLAELSDREQQVLIQLADGLTDREIGTHLGISPRTVETHVGSILHKLGVRNRAQAARRYLESNDQEPGS
- a CDS encoding ATP-binding protein; the encoded protein is MSARRIEWAVALVPLGLTALTVLLLVSPQVAPAIVSERLPCAQAELLRIVQEALANSRKPADATRGRVDAEPIPSGVRLTIGDNDRGFVPDPKRTSGYGLRSMRERAVLIGASLTIESQPRDGTRVVVEVPFLEATG
- a CDS encoding tetratricopeptide repeat protein — translated: MVALVVLMTGCGGGSEGQKALDELNAGLASSSQGKTDEAVAHYKACLKHEPLNQFCIYNLGVIAQNAGRAFEAENDYRLALLIDPEFPSALFNLAIVRTDAGSISEAMDIYRRYIDVRPDDASGHLNLGLLLRANGQVEEGALELAKAKALDPNVSIPTFQPETTAGSTPVEPSPS